From the Pseudomonas sp. Teo4 genome, the window AGTACCGCCCCCGGCCCACGGGCAGCGCGCCTTGACACACCGGGACCTGCGACCTAGCATGCCGCGCAACCTCAATGGAGCAGCCGATGCAACCCCAATCCTTCTACCGCGCGGTGGCTGACGATTTCAGCGCCGTCGACGAGATCATCAAGAAGCAGCTGACCTCGCGCGTGCCGCTGGTATCGAAGATCGGCGACTATATCACGTCCGCTGGCGGCAAACGCCTGCGCCCCTTGCTGGTGCTGCTGTGCGGCAAGGCACTGGGCCGTGAGGGCGACGACCTGCGCCTGCTGGCCGCCACCATCGAGTTCCTGCATACCGCCACCCTGCTGCACGACGACGTGGTCGACATGTCCGGCATGCGCCGTGGCCGCTCCACCGCCAACGCCCTGTGGGGCAACGCACCGAGCGTGCTGGTGGGCGATTTCCTCTATTCGCGCTCGTTCGAAATGATGGTCGAACTGGGCTCGATGCCGGTCATGAAAATCCTCTCCCAGGCCACCCGCGTCATCGCCGAGGGCGAGGTGCTGCAGCTGTCGCGCGTGCGCGATGCCAGCACCACCGAGGAAATCTACATGGACGTCATCCGCGGCAAGACCGCGATGCTGTTCGAAGCCTCGACCCACAGCGCCGCAGCGCTGGCCGGTGCCACCGACGAGCAGCGCGAAGCACTGCGCACCTTCGGTGACCATCTGGGCGTGGCCTTCCAGCTGGTCGACGACCTGCTCGACTACGAAGGCGACGCAGAAGCCCTGGGCAAGAACGTCGGCGACGACCTGGCCGAAGGTAAACCGACTCTGCCATTGATCTACACCATGCGTGAAGGCACGCCGGAGCAAGCGGCGCTGGTGCGCAAGGCGATCCAGAAGGGCGGCCTCGAAGACCTGGAGCAGATCCGCGAAGCGGTCAAGGCTTCGGGTGCGCTCAAGTACACGGCCGAACTGGCCCGTGATTATGTGAAGCGTGCCATTGCCTGCCTGGAAGTGCTGCCCGCCAGCGAATGCCGGGATGCGCTGGTCGAGCTGAGCGAGTTTGCGGTCGCGCGTACGCACTGACCACCGCGTCGCCTCTTTCGCGGGTAAACCCGCTCCCACAGATACAGCGCAAATCCTTGATTCCGCGCTGAGCCTGTGGGAGCGGGTTTACCCGCGATGCATTTGTGCGGACAAAAACACTTCCTCGGCAAAACCTTATACAATATGGGTCTTTAACCGTCCGTCTGTTTAAGGAACCGAAGTGAGCACTCTGCCACCCTGCCCCAAATGCAACTCCGAATACACCTATGAGGATGGCACCCAGCTGATCTGCCCTGAGTGCGCCCACGAGTGGTCGGCCAGCGGCGATGCCGAAGCGGCCAGCGACGATGTGGTGAAGAAGGATTCGGTCGGCAACGTCCTGCAGGACGGCGACACCGTCACCGTGATCAAGGACCTCAAGGTCAAAGGCTCTTCCCTGGTGGTCAAGGTCGGCACCAAGGTCAAGAACATCCGCCTGTGCGACGGCGACCACGATATCGACTGCAAGATCGACGGCATTGGCGCGATGAAGCTGAAGTCGGAGTTCGTACGTAAGGTCTGACTTTACACAGAAATTGCCAATTGGCGCTTGCTATTTAGATAATAAGAATTATTCTCAT encodes:
- a CDS encoding polyprenyl synthetase family protein, with product MQPQSFYRAVADDFSAVDEIIKKQLTSRVPLVSKIGDYITSAGGKRLRPLLVLLCGKALGREGDDLRLLAATIEFLHTATLLHDDVVDMSGMRRGRSTANALWGNAPSVLVGDFLYSRSFEMMVELGSMPVMKILSQATRVIAEGEVLQLSRVRDASTTEEIYMDVIRGKTAMLFEASTHSAAALAGATDEQREALRTFGDHLGVAFQLVDDLLDYEGDAEALGKNVGDDLAEGKPTLPLIYTMREGTPEQAALVRKAIQKGGLEDLEQIREAVKASGALKYTAELARDYVKRAIACLEVLPASECRDALVELSEFAVARTH
- a CDS encoding zinc ribbon domain-containing protein YjdM; translation: MSTLPPCPKCNSEYTYEDGTQLICPECAHEWSASGDAEAASDDVVKKDSVGNVLQDGDTVTVIKDLKVKGSSLVVKVGTKVKNIRLCDGDHDIDCKIDGIGAMKLKSEFVRKV